Proteins encoded together in one uncultured Desulfosarcina sp. window:
- a CDS encoding response regulator yields MNDKKRILVVDDEPDFCSIVQGNLEKEGFAVEVAYDGVQGLEKVRANPPDAIVLDVMMPEMDGYAVCKELKSDEKLADIPVLMLTAVASHVSSTRYSHYDGMSMEADDYLPKPASAEEITESLKGLLNL; encoded by the coding sequence ATGAACGACAAAAAAAGAATCCTGGTGGTAGATGACGAGCCCGATTTCTGCTCCATCGTTCAAGGGAACCTGGAAAAGGAAGGCTTTGCGGTAGAGGTCGCCTATGACGGCGTTCAAGGACTGGAGAAGGTCAGGGCCAATCCGCCCGATGCCATCGTGCTGGATGTCATGATGCCGGAAATGGATGGCTATGCGGTTTGCAAAGAGCTGAAAAGCGATGAGAAGCTGGCCGACATACCCGTTTTGATGCTGACGGCCGTGGCGTCCCACGTTTCATCCACGCGCTATTCCCACTATGACGGCATGAGCATGGAAGCGGACGACTACCTTCCGAAACCGGCTTCGGCGGAAGAGATCACGGAAAGTTTAAAAGGGCTGTTGAATCTATAG
- a CDS encoding shikimate dehydrogenase, which translates to MKRFLENLDPTYDYQTKVFCIISDQRVFQSKSPHIFTHVMGRAGLKGAYVPFMVEPGNLGKALESLRVLNIAGANITSPFKEKVLPYLDILSEGANIIGAVNTIVRKGDQLKGYNTNAIGIMDALNEVAFDVAGKRALVIGTGGAARAVVFILNWLRADSVTVAGRDEKKTRCLAEHFDCRSMPLRSLGDAPLDQEIVVNATSVSGSDESGKLSEIAGCMHGGDCRLVFDLNYGRRNNVWQALADRWGVRFMDGLSTLAYQARRTFLLWTGQELPQEEFLKALDIP; encoded by the coding sequence ATGAAGCGATTTTTAGAAAACCTGGACCCCACCTACGACTACCAGACCAAGGTCTTCTGCATCATCAGTGACCAGCGGGTGTTTCAGTCCAAATCGCCGCATATTTTTACCCATGTGATGGGCAGGGCCGGGCTCAAAGGGGCCTATGTCCCTTTCATGGTGGAACCGGGCAACCTCGGCAAGGCCCTGGAGAGCCTGCGGGTCCTCAATATTGCGGGGGCCAACATTACCTCGCCGTTCAAAGAAAAGGTCCTGCCTTATCTGGACATTCTTTCCGAAGGGGCCAACATTATCGGCGCTGTCAACACCATCGTCCGCAAGGGCGACCAGCTTAAAGGCTATAACACCAATGCCATCGGGATCATGGATGCGCTCAACGAGGTCGCTTTCGACGTGGCCGGAAAACGGGCGCTGGTCATCGGTACGGGCGGTGCCGCCCGGGCCGTGGTCTTCATTCTCAACTGGCTGCGGGCCGATTCGGTGACCGTGGCCGGGCGCGATGAGAAAAAAACCCGCTGTCTGGCCGAGCATTTCGACTGCCGGTCGATGCCGCTGCGGTCGCTGGGCGATGCGCCCCTCGACCAGGAGATCGTCGTCAATGCGACATCCGTTTCGGGCAGCGACGAATCCGGGAAGTTGAGCGAGATTGCCGGGTGCATGCACGGCGGTGACTGCCGACTGGTATTCGATCTCAACTATGGCCGCCGGAACAATGTCTGGCAGGCCCTGGCGGACCGATGGGGCGTGCGGTTCATGGACGGCCTCTCCACGCTGGCTTATCAGGCCCGCCGGACCTTCCTGCTGTGGACCGGCCAGGAGCTGCCACAGGAGGAATTCCTAAAGGCGCTCGATATCCCCTGA
- a CDS encoding GNAT family N-acetyltransferase — protein sequence MTTTETVIDLQPAQVDFAARTLADAFFVDPLYCWVEPEPRKRRRMLIWLNRCILRYTLRYGNAHTDNHLDGTVCWLPPGAMKPTAGGTLRSGLFMLPFRLGIRAYLRFDAYLKFSGRLRERHAPDRCWYLWVAGVAPEKQGRGAGSRLIRPILNRSGAEGLPVFLETENEENLTFYQRWGFRVVAKGTVPGSRVQVWSMVRETP from the coding sequence ATGACAACGACGGAAACGGTGATCGATCTTCAACCCGCGCAGGTGGATTTCGCGGCCCGGACGCTGGCCGACGCTTTTTTCGTTGATCCGCTCTATTGCTGGGTCGAACCGGAGCCTCGAAAACGCCGGCGCATGCTCATCTGGCTGAACCGGTGCATCCTGCGCTATACCTTGCGCTACGGAAACGCCCATACCGACAACCACCTGGATGGGACCGTCTGCTGGCTGCCGCCCGGCGCCATGAAGCCCACGGCCGGCGGCACCCTCCGTTCCGGTCTGTTCATGCTTCCTTTTCGCCTGGGAATCCGCGCTTATCTTCGCTTCGATGCCTACCTGAAGTTTTCCGGACGGCTGCGCGAACGCCACGCGCCGGATCGATGCTGGTATCTGTGGGTGGCCGGGGTCGCGCCGGAAAAACAGGGACGGGGTGCGGGCAGCCGTCTGATCCGGCCGATCCTCAACCGGTCCGGCGCCGAAGGACTGCCGGTATTTCTGGAAACGGAGAACGAAGAGAACCTGACCTTCTACCAACGCTGGGGCTTCCGGGTTGTGGCAAAGGGAACCGTGCCCGGCAGCCGGGTACAGGTCTGGTCCATGGTCCGCGAAACGCCATAG
- a CDS encoding aminotransferase class V-fold PLP-dependent enzyme, producing MGYFGSDHEETFETNIFPIQGRPEEEVLARLDAFSERDVGEISGHSIVYGTQLMNHMDAARIAKVANMKFVKKNMLYKELMAGTERMTLEVKRMIQEMLGFPDGVRIRLTSGGSESLYCAINAAYQWARQEKPKMRKPEIVAPYTIHAAFSKWCHYTGIRLKRVALGKDFRADVSAMQAAVTRDTFMIVGSAPCWPYGLYDDLPAIAAVAEKRNLWMHVDACLGGFLAPFTEKAGQKLPPWGFGISGVRSISADLHKYGFSCKPLSSIAYRNKDWEQYHEYAPADWPDGPYTTEAICGSTTAGPIASAWAVMQFLGEAGYVDLARRCIEVKQRYTDGINAIDGCRCWHSDLTPMVYEVPRGMDMFAVMGGLFERQAYCLPGFQPPVIKVIIDPVTDEVVDRYIEALQEVIPEVRAGKITIESIRPYI from the coding sequence ATGGGTTATTTCGGTTCCGACCATGAAGAAACATTCGAGACCAACATCTTTCCCATCCAGGGCCGACCCGAAGAAGAGGTGTTGGCCCGACTCGACGCCTTCTCCGAACGGGACGTGGGTGAGATCAGCGGCCATTCCATCGTTTACGGCACCCAATTGATGAACCACATGGATGCGGCCCGCATCGCCAAGGTCGCCAACATGAAGTTCGTCAAAAAGAACATGCTTTACAAGGAGCTGATGGCCGGTACGGAAAGAATGACCCTGGAAGTCAAACGGATGATCCAGGAGATGCTCGGATTTCCGGACGGGGTCCGCATCCGGTTGACCTCCGGCGGCTCCGAAAGCCTCTATTGCGCTATCAACGCCGCCTACCAGTGGGCCCGGCAGGAAAAACCCAAAATGCGAAAACCGGAAATCGTCGCCCCATATACCATTCACGCGGCGTTCTCCAAATGGTGCCACTACACCGGAATCCGGCTCAAACGGGTCGCCCTGGGAAAGGACTTCCGGGCGGACGTGTCGGCCATGCAGGCCGCGGTGACCCGGGACACCTTCATGATCGTCGGCTCCGCACCCTGCTGGCCTTACGGCCTCTACGACGACCTGCCGGCCATCGCCGCCGTTGCCGAGAAGAGAAATCTCTGGATGCACGTGGATGCCTGCCTGGGCGGGTTTCTTGCGCCCTTCACTGAAAAGGCCGGACAGAAACTGCCGCCATGGGGGTTTGGTATCTCCGGGGTGAGAAGCATTTCGGCCGATCTGCACAAGTACGGGTTTTCCTGCAAGCCGCTGTCCAGCATCGCCTACCGCAACAAGGACTGGGAGCAGTATCACGAGTACGCACCGGCGGACTGGCCCGACGGGCCCTACACCACCGAAGCGATCTGCGGCTCCACCACCGCTGGGCCCATTGCCTCGGCCTGGGCGGTCATGCAGTTTCTGGGCGAAGCGGGATATGTGGACCTTGCCAGGCGGTGCATCGAAGTCAAACAGCGTTATACCGACGGCATCAACGCCATCGACGGGTGCCGATGCTGGCACTCGGACCTCACGCCGATGGTCTATGAAGTTCCCCGGGGCATGGACATGTTCGCCGTCATGGGCGGGCTGTTCGAGCGCCAGGCTTACTGCCTGCCGGGTTTCCAGCCCCCGGTGATCAAGGTCATCATCGATCCGGTGACCGACGAGGTGGTGGACCGCTATATAGAGGCGCTGCAGGAAGTGATTCCGGAGGTTCGGGCAGGGAAAATCACCATTGAAAGTATTCGACCCTATATTTGA